Below is a genomic region from Zea mays cultivar B73 chromosome 9, Zm-B73-REFERENCE-NAM-5.0, whole genome shotgun sequence.
TTTTGCTATGCATTGAGATATTATGTATCTAAATAACTTATAATTTAGAATGTatgaaataaaatagaaaacTAAAACACATAATTTAGAACGGATGGAATAAGATAAAAATCAGACAGGATAATTTAGCCCGAGCACTAAAACGGGATTGAAGCACTAAAAGGGGATTGAAGAAAATTGACATGGATCAatggaaaattagtttatttctccCTTAATCTACTTCCAACCAAACAAGCCTTTAGGAGTAGTCCTAATGATGTGTCCCCGCTACCACTAGATAGAGGAGTGTTGTTCCACTGCGAAAGATATTACATCAACCAGATCAAGGACCGAATTTAACAATTGAaaatgcataaaatattgtttctTTGGCTTGATCATAGAGAGGACAAGGAGCCAAACGTGGCAGCCCACGCTTACTGAGTCGGTCAGCCATCCAACTTCTATTCTTTTATAGCTACCAAGCAAAAAAAATGCAGCACAAAGAAGCCTAACTTTTTTAGATCATCTTTTGGGGGACAAACTTGATGGGCGGCCACAAAAAATAGCTTAAACAGACTTACTGGACAAGAACTAGATTGCGTGGACTTTCACCCATAGTGGTCTTAAACAGGGGCAAATTTGGGCCCCGCACCGCCTGGGCCATGGCCTAGGATGTGGCCCATGTCAAGGTATATGCTTTCGGGCCTTTGGGTCTGGGGTTCACTGGTTCAGAGAAAAAAAACTTAAAGGCCAGCGCTTCTGCAAGCGGCCGTCAGTGCTGTGAGTCTACGAGCAAGCGACCAAATGAGAGAGCTAGTGATGCGACTCTATGACTGAGCAGCCGAAGAAGTGAGCCAGAGCTTGCCAACCGCCAGCGGACCATGGCGCTAGGGCGGTCGAtgatgtaacacccaaaatccacCACCTAAAAAGCAATCCAATTTAATTTATTAGTTTCCAAAAGATAGGAAAATGTTTATGTTTTCAATTAATAAAAATAGATATATAAACAAGTTGAATAATTTTTTAATAGATTAAATTTTGCCAAATGCTTGATACATTCATATTAGAACATTTATTTTTGTTTAGATTAATATGCAAAATTTAATTCTATGGATTTATTTATTTGTGTGGAAGCCTTTTTATAAAATATAATGAGTTGCTAAAATAATTTTTTTTTCTTGTTAATAATATTTCTAATTTTTATCCAATTTttaatatatatattattttggttttataaaagaaaaataaaaaaataaaaaaataaaaaagagaaAAGTAAATCATCGCAGCCTCATCCTTTCTCTTGGCCTAGCCTGCCCATGTTTTGGCCCAGCGTGCGCCCACCCGCCTCTCTCTCAATCTCTGTGATATGTGAGGCCCACCTGTCAGATGCTCCTTCCTCCTCCCACCGCTTAAACGCCATGCCACGTCTCATGGCCGCTCGCCTGCTACCTTCCTCGGCTgctactagagatggcaatgggtacccgcgacccgatacccgatgggtatttactccattagggtatgtatgtgggctaaatattctacccgtgggtctgttattgggcaaaaatctccacccaatgggtaaacgggtattaaaACGTTCCGCCTTCACACATACCcattaacccgtgggtataaaataccaatataaacttatctgaagcatgaacttggactttagtcatccaacttttttactatttaacaacaatttaatgaccatgtaatcgaatatgtaatgtgctatgtagtactatcatagtgttactactttattcaattatctttggtgtgtgttgaatggatggttaaatgatgctagaaaattttgtaatggtatttatatggatatacttgccatttgtatagtataattttttgatagttgtttaatttttgtgggtacgggtgacccgatgggtgacccatacccacatgggtatgggtatggggataAATACATACCCGCtagtgtatatgggtgacccggtggggtatttttgtgtcgtgggtatgggtatggggtagtaatacccggtgggtatttacccattgccatctctagctgcTACCTTCGCGCACATGTTATGGCTTAGTGGAGCACCGCCGACAGTTGCGGAGGACGCCAGAAAATTTAGGTGTTGCTAACGCAACGAAAACTAAAAATTTATGACACAGTTTAAAATAACTTGTAGCTATAAAATAAGTAATAAGTGTTGAAAAATACCTTATTTAGTAGTCATCTTGATTACAATCCATTTACAACCAAATACCATATAGCGAATAAAATctgggaaaaagaaaaaaatgagTTAGCAATAGCAAATTAAAGTAAAAATTGTTGAACAAGTGAAATAAGAATATACGTTTAGTTGTGTCTAGTTCTAGAAGATCTAGACAATTGCATTTGTCTAGTTTTCTTATCTTCGACTTGACCATTAACATTTTCACCATTGGTATCTTCACTATTATTCTCTTGAATTCCAACTTGTATTCCGGTTCATTGCAAACTCCACTAGCGCGAGTGCTTAGTCTACTTCCACTAGAAGCTTGACTAAAATAGCTCTTTAAATCTGTCATTTTACGAAGCATATAACATGTATTAGAGAATTAGAAGATGTTACAACAGCCAACAGGGAGTGTTCACATAATATAGAGATACTTTTTGGGCCATATTCTTTGCCTTGTTTTTGTTTGTATCCAAGACTGCTATTTAGAAATTGGAAAATCTGCACCTTGAAAAATCTAATACATTAGACACGCACAATCAAATACTCACGCACTACCTTTGACCTTTCTATGCTCACAAGTCTCACAAGTCACAATCAGACAACTAGAAACACAGAAGCACGAAGCAAGCAGACAACTAGAAGCACTAAGCAAGCAGCCAAGCAAACAACTAGACAAGCAGACGTGCGGCCAAGCAGGAAGCAGCGGCAGGCGGCAGCCGTGCGGTGCGGGTCGACGCCTCGGCGGGACCAAGCGGCAAGCAGCCTGCAGCCGGCCGCCGGGCGGGACAAGACAATCAGACAAGCAGATCAGCGAAGCGCCGGAGCGGACAGCTGGAGCGCCGAGCGTGCCGAGGCTCCGAGCGGCTGGAGCGCCGCCAGGAGCGGTCTGCAGCCGAGCGGGCGAGCGGTTGGAGGCTGGAGGCCTGGAGGAATGAGCGCCGGCAGGAGTGCGGGACGTCGGGACGCGCCTGTGCGGCTGTGCGGGACGAACCCTAATCTCTATTCTCTTAGTGGGCCGACCCAAGGTATTGCCCAGGCAATACTGGACCATACTGGGCCCTCCGCCCCTGACCGCCGATGTTGTTACCTCCACCAAGCACCACGACCTCTTCTCCTCCCACGACATTAACTCCGTCGATTATGGGTGGGCATTCAATCCATTTGGGTGATTTTGTTCGGTCTATTCGTTTTTTTTGAAATTTTGGGTTCTAAAAAATAAGGCtcaaaattttcaaaataattttagggATTGGACTCGAATTCAGTCTATCCGGTCCACCGAATAGACCAAATTATAGATAGATTAGTTACTTTTGTTAAAATATATGAAATGAATAATTAGATAAAAGTACTAATTTACAACAAGTTGTGAAGCATCTAGGCCTCTAAGtagtgttttggtaattaatgacaacgatATATGGACTAACGATTCTCAGAGAAATAATAATATAGGTTGGACCACATAAACATGAGCTTTATTGAAAGTATTGGAGACTTCAACATTTGTTGTGGAACGAATACATGCAAAGGTATTGTGTAGGATTTTACTTTTGCCGGCGACAAGATGTTTAGAGAAGGCAATTGACcgggttagtaggctagatagctgaAATATCAAAAGGGTTCAATGACAATTTTATGCGTGAAACTTAGTGTCTCATAGGACATATAGATGTTGCATGTGCATGGGGACTAACATATAACCGATTACGCATCCTAGACGCGAGGCGGTGGCCCTGTTTTCatgctattttgtatacatatttatgccaacgtCAATAGGTTTTTACGATATATATTTCAGTTCATAGCTCTGCTTCCGTCTATTTGcctgtttatgatatttctattcacattttaCGCAAATGATTTGTTGATTTTATGTATTATCTCGTTTACTTAATCCAGTGTGTATTAGGTTCCTAGTATTTACGCCATATGTATAAGATATATTTACAA
It encodes:
- the LOC100383380 gene encoding uncharacterized protein LOC100383380, with protein sequence MLRKMTDLKSYFSQASSGSRLSTRASGVCNEPEYKLEFKRIIVKIPMVKMLMVKSKIRKLDKCNCLDLLELDTTKHFIRYMVFGCKWIVIKMTTK